The region TTCGATGACATTATACCAAATCATATTAATCATAAAACAAGTTTCATGAAAATAATTAATATCACCTTCGCTCTATTTGTACTTAGTAGTTCAATTTTATTTTCTCAGAATGTAAACATTCCAGATGTCGTGTTTAAGAATTACCTTGTTAATAATAATAGCTTAAACACAGATCAAAACAGTGAAATTTCATATAGTGAGGCTGCAGTATATACCGGCGGTATTTATCTAGCATCTGCTGGAGTGAGTGACCTAAGTGGAATTGAAGCATTTACGAACATCACAACCCTCAGTTTAAAGAGCAATCAAGTTTCCTCTTTAAATTTATCAGCGAATACAGAACTTACCTGGCTAGGATGTAGCGACAATCTACTTACTAGCTTGGACCTATCTCAAAATACTAAACTTATAAGACTCTCGAGTGATACAAATATGTTAACTAGCCTTGACCTATCAAATAATATTTTATTGGAAAAGCTTTATTGTAGCTATAACAGCCTTACATCTTTAGACCTATCGAACAACCCTGAACTTGAAATAATTCATTGTTCGAATAATAATATTACAAACATTTATTTCTACCAAAATTCTCCTAATCTATTATATATTGATGAGCTAGGCTGTCACAACAATAACCTTTCGACTTTGAACCTCTCTGTATTCTACAATATATCGCAAATTCTAGCATCTGG is a window of Flavobacteriales bacterium DNA encoding:
- a CDS encoding T9SS type A sorting domain-containing protein; translation: MKIINITFALFVLSSSILFSQNVNIPDVVFKNYLVNNNSLNTDQNSEISYSEAAVYTGGIYLASAGVSDLSGIEAFTNITTLSLKSNQVSSLNLSANTELTWLGCSDNLLTSLDLSQNTKLIRLSSDTNMLTSLDLSNNILLEKLYCSYNSLTSLDLSNNPELEIIHCSNNNITNIYFYQNSPNLLYIDELGCHNNNLSTLNLSVFYNISQILASGNPNLYCIQVNDPVWASTWANGQANDVSSNTLPLIDQLDSWASYSSDCSTVGINNSVKGPTISIQSNGISIFGAAAISIYTISGQNLYNETSLDDTFIVLNPGIYIIRLESEGKTKTEKVFIRR